The genomic region CCTCAGGAGCCGTCCTAGGCCATTGTGAAGAACCCAGCAGCAAGACTGACCGTTCTTGCTCACATCTGCTTGAAGAGAAACCAAGAGAAGCGCGCGAACCAGACAAGATCAAGACAGGCACACTTCCTCAAGGTGTTGGCACGCTCGCACCAGACGGTTGTTCGAAGGACGTAAAATCCAACCCGAACACCCACACTTAAAAAGACAATTTCTCATTCAACTCTTTCTTGAAAAAATTTGTTAATGTAGAAAAGATTGGGAGTGTATTGGATTGCTTGTTGTACTTTGAGTTTATATTTTTCCTTAAAAAAAAATACATGTTACTCAAGTTAAAAACTTGGAAGTTCAACTTTACAGTGAGATAGTAGATGGGTAAAACGTTTTTCAAATATGGACCAAAATCGAAACTGACTTGAAAATTCGGATAGGCCAAATATTCGGGTCAAAGGTTTTAAAATCCGATTTGGTTGGAAAAAACCTGAAACCGAATAATTCGGATTGGTTTTGGTTTCGTTCTAAAACCGACCCGAACCGAAGATACCCAGCCCTAAGGTAAACGTACAAAATGTAGCATATAGCTGGCCTGGTCCTGCGTTTCTTCGAAGCTTTCATAACATTCTACCATTTCAATCATTTTCAGGAAGCAAAATAAGACCCTTCACACTGTGCATAGTCATTTTATTTGATTTAGTGATAGAATTGATCAATATTGTACCACAAACCACATACAACCCTTCAACCCAAATCAGGAAACGGATGTGTAACTAGGGCCACAGGAAGGATTAAGATAGAGAGAAGTTTCAATGATGAGTGCATTGCTAGCTAACCTAATCTTTAAAGCTCAAGCACAGTTCATGAAAATCTGAAGATTCAGTTTGAGTTTAATTTTTGCTTGAGCAAAATAGCATGGCTTCCTCAATATGGCTTCTTCTTCTTTTCTTTATCGTTCCTATAGTCTTAGACCAGCTTGTTGCTCCCACCACAGCCCAAGATGACGCTATATGCACTGGGGCAGCTGAATTCTGCTGGAAATGTTCCGATATCGGAAACTATGCTAATGGCAGCATCTACCAACAAAACCTCAACACCCTTCTCTCCAACTTCTCCTCCAACCTGCCCGACTCTGGCTTTTACAACTCCTCTTTCGGAGAAGACTCCAACAAAGTGTATGCAATTGCATTATGCAGAGGAGATCTCGGACCTGTCAGATGTGGTACCTGTGTCAGCGACTCTGCTGAGATTATCATGCGAAATTGCTCGCAGGAAAAGGAGGCAATCTTATGGTCCGAGGATTGCATGTTACGTTACTCGCAAAGGTTAATATTTGGTATTGAGGAAGAGGACCCTGTCAAGCCTTTGCCTAGTCCAAACTTCGTATCAAACGCGGAAGCATTCAACCTGGTGCTGAACACCGTTTTGGATAATTTAACTGAGAGAGCTGCTAATTTAGATAATTTTGGTAAAATATATGCAGCGGGACATGCAACTGTTCCAGGTGGTAATGAAATGATATATGCACTTGTGCAATGTACTCCGGATATAGACAAAGGAAATTGCAGTGCTTGCCTTAAGAAATGCATCTCTGCTATTCCAATATGTTGCGGCACAAAGCAAGAAGCTAGAATTCTTAGACCAAGCTGTAATTTGAGGTATGAGGCCACTCAATTCTATGAGTCTACAGCTGATACAATAGTAGATGTTTCAGCTCAGGTTACTCCAGCAACTCCAACTACAGTTCCAGCAAAGCAAGGTATATATGTTTTTCCAAGCATGCATGCTCTTACACACAGTATCTGTTACATCATCTATGCTACATGGATTCAATTAAACTAGCAAGAAATTGCCCAGATTTGTGTGGACCGTGAGTCCTCTCTAAAAGTCTATATATGTTCTTGTTTTATTCAGGACAGAAGAGTAACACGAAAAAAACTATCATCATCGTTGTTGTGGCTGTTGTTGCTTTTGTAACTATGCTTCTCGGTGGCATATGCATTTTCTTACGATTCAAGCAACAAAGGGTAAAACTCGGAAAAAGAGTACCACTTGAAGGTAATGTATTAAGTTAAGTCGTCTATAATTTCGAAAATGTATGTGTATATAACTTTAATATTTTCATACAAAGTTATATTTAAGTTGTACCTTTTTCAGATCATGATTCTTCTCAAGCAGTTAGTTTCGTGGAATCATTGCAATATGATTTTGAAATTATAAGAGCTGCAACAGATGATTTTTCTGATGAAAATAAGCTTGGACAAGGTGGATTTGGAGCTGTTTACAAGGTAAAAAAAAATTGCTTTGGAGCTGTTTACCATAGTAAGATTCTTTCCTTTTTCTTATAACACAGTTTTTTGTTTCATTAAACTTACTTCCAGGGTATGCTGTTGAACGGACAATATATTGCCGTGAAAAGGCTCTCCAAGAGTTCTGAACAGGGTGATCGTGAATTTAAAAATGAAGCCATGTTGCTTGCTCAACTGCAACACCGGAACTTAGTAAGGCTATTAGGCTTTTGCTTAAAAGGAGAAGAAAGGCTCCTCATTTACGAATATATACCTAACACAAGTCTGAATCACTTCCTTTTTGGTATGGTAACCTCTTCTCAGTATATTTCATAGTTCTTTCTTATAGATTTTACAGTACAACACCAAAGCATACTACATTAATTTGTCTAACAAATAAAATTGCTTTTAGATCCCATCAATTATGGATATTTGGATTGGGAAACACGTTACAAGATCATAGGAGGAATTGTTCGTGGTCTTCTTTACCTCCATGAAGATTCTCGACTTCGAATTATTCATCGCGATCTCAAACCTAGCAACATTCTGCTAGGTGAGGATATGAATCCTAAAATTGCAGATTTTGGTATGGCAAGATTGTTTGGTATGGATCAAACTCAAGGAGATACAAAGACTATTGTGGGGACCTAGTAAGTAAACATGGCACTCTAACTTTTGTTTTGTTCATCTTAGAACCAAAATAATTGTATATTTGATCTGATGTAATCATGCACTGGATATATGGCGCCAGAATATGCAATGCACGGGCGCTTTTCTGTCAAATCGGATGTCTTTAGTTTCGGCGTGATAGTTGTTGAGATAGTTAGTGGTAAGAAAATTGGTACCTTTCGGAATGGTGAAAATGAAGAGGACCTTCTAAGCTATGTGAGTAAAAATCTACAATTAAATGTCCATATATTTCTCTATTATCTCTCCAAATGAAAAACGTAATAGGTAATGTATTATTGGTTGCGTAATGTATTATATATTTTTGTAATCTTTGTAGGTCTGGAGAAATTGGAGGGACGATACAATTCCAAATATCATAGATCCCAAGTTGACAACAGGCTCAAGAAATGAAATGATCAAATGCATCCACATTGGTTTACTATGTGTCCAAGAAAATGTGAATGACAGACCAACCATAGCTTCAGTTGTTTCCATGCTGAACAGTAAGTCTCTCACACTCTCAGTGCCCTCAAAACCTGCATATTATTGGCAATACAACTCTATATCAGACACAGAGACGTCCGGTACATCGGAAAGCTCTATATATGTCACTACTACGATTGGGCTCAATGGCAACACTTGTATTGCCACAAAATGAATATATTGTGGTCATGGGATGATACCCACTCCAATTGAATACAAAAGTCTATATATCTCCCACATTCAAACATGAAAATGTGATTTTTTATTTCTATTTATATCTGACAATACTGTTATTGGGCCCATCTTTAATATAAACTGTGTGTTTTATATATTTGTATAATGGTAATTGATAGGAAAACAAGGTTAAACAAATATTAACCATCTTTTTTGTGTTTACTCATCGATGAAAAACTTCTTTTTTGTTTTAACCAGACAAAATATTAACTTTTTTTGTTTCTTTATATCGTTTGGTTTTAGGTTTGAGGAAGAAACAAACTCCACAACCAGAATACCTCCAGAACCACCACCACCACCACCACCACCATACCAACCTCCACACCCTAAATATCAATTTTGACGCAGGAAGGAAGTCTTCTTTTACCCATCGATGAAAACCTTCTTCTTTGTATGTCGAAGCAAAAATAACTCTGATGCAGGAGCATATAAGGAAATACTTAATTATAGATTCGTAATCTTTG from Fragaria vesca subsp. vesca linkage group LG3, FraVesHawaii_1.0, whole genome shotgun sequence harbors:
- the LOC101303108 gene encoding cysteine-rich receptor-like protein kinase 29-like, with amino-acid sequence MASSIWLLLLFFIVPIVLDQLVAPTTAQDDAICTGAAEFCWKCSDIGNYANGSIYQQNLNTLLSNFSSNLPDSGFYNSSFGEDSNKVYAIALCRGDLGPVRCGTCVSDSAEIIMRNCSQEKEAILWSEDCMLRYSQRLIFGIEEEDPVKPLPSPNFVSNAEAFNLVLNTVLDNLTERAANLDNFGKIYAAGHATVPGGNEMIYALVQCTPDIDKGNCSACLKKCISAIPICCGTKQEARILRPSCNLRYEATQFYESTADTIVDVSAQVTPATPTTVPAKQGQKSNTKKTIIIVVVAVVAFVTMLLGGICIFLRFKQQRVKLGKRVPLEDHDSSQAVSFVESLQYDFEIIRAATDDFSDENKLGQGGFGAVYKGMLLNGQYIAVKRLSKSSEQGDREFKNEAMLLAQLQHRNLVRLLGFCLKGEERLLIYEYIPNTSLNHFLFDPINYGYLDWETRYKIIGGIVRGLLYLHEDSRLRIIHRDLKPSNILLGEDMNPKIADFGMARLFGMDQTQGDTKTIVGTYGYMAPEYAMHGRFSVKSDVFSFGVIVVEIVSGKKIGTFRNGENEEDLLSYVWRNWRDDTIPNIIDPKLTTGSRNEMIKCIHIGLLCVQENVNDRPTIASVVSMLNSKSLTLSVPSKPAYYWQYNSISDTETSGTSESSIYVTTTIGLNGNTCIATK